The following are from one region of the Synechococcus sp. CBW1108 genome:
- a CDS encoding DUF4351 domain-containing protein — protein MACSGPGCPVVLLEVQMHPDSDFHRRLSAQSLLFVQRHPRVEHLEVVVITPHHRLRLGPSNPPRLLQAVLEEVHWISLEKLSQQPDLDPLLNLLTLPVRPESELPASSQQILASRPDLDTVVLPTLAQRFPYFSAAQIMVIAGIPIEEIRHTRAVQDWLAEGRQEGRQKGLQEGLQEGEDREAAKMTLRQLNRRCCPLSEATTAQIQALPLEQLESLADALLDFQGPADLAAWLAGNT, from the coding sequence ATGGCGTGCTCTGGCCCAGGGTGTCCGGTGGTGCTCCTGGAGGTACAGATGCACCCGGATTCAGATTTCCACAGGCGCCTCTCAGCCCAGAGCCTGCTCTTTGTGCAGCGTCACCCCAGGGTGGAACACCTGGAGGTGGTGGTGATTACGCCCCATCACCGCCTGAGACTAGGTCCATCCAATCCGCCCCGGCTGCTGCAGGCAGTTTTGGAGGAGGTGCACTGGATCAGCCTGGAGAAGCTGAGCCAGCAGCCAGATCTCGATCCGCTGCTGAACCTGCTCACCTTGCCGGTGAGACCCGAAAGCGAGCTGCCCGCCAGCAGCCAGCAGATCCTCGCCAGCCGCCCTGATCTGGACACGGTTGTGCTGCCTACGCTGGCTCAACGGTTTCCTTACTTCAGTGCGGCGCAAATCATGGTGATTGCCGGCATCCCCATTGAGGAGATCCGCCACACCCGGGCGGTACAGGACTGGCTTGCCGAAGGCCGCCAAGAAGGCCGCCAGAAGGGGCTACAAGAGGGACTCCAGGAGGGCGAAGACCGCGAAGCCGCCAAGATGACTCTCCGCCAACTCAACCGCCGCTGCTGCCCCCTCAGCGAAGCCACCACCGCCCAGATCCAGGCCCTGCCGCTGGAGCAGCTGGAATCATTGGCCGACGCCCTGCTCGACTTCCAGGGCCCGGCCGACCTGGCCGCCTGGCTGGCGGGAAACA
- a CDS encoding DUF4351 domain-containing protein, which translates to MAQVGEAFSAGVALLDFQGPADLSAWLAANS; encoded by the coding sequence GTGGCACAAGTAGGCGAAGCCTTCTCCGCAGGAGTTGCCCTGCTCGACTTCCAGGGCCCAGCCGACCTATCCGCCTGGCTGGCGGCCAACAGCTGA
- a CDS encoding type II toxin-antitoxin system VapC family toxin, with amino-acid sequence MATEAGAGTLVLDASAVVRLICHDPAAAGWAEQLAEASMVLAPELMLTEVANALWKLQRSGSLVDHLEPDRELQVEALALACHLDHPVYDCLYLALARREAARILTADQRPQRLANQVLP; translated from the coding sequence ATGGCCACTGAAGCAGGGGCAGGCACACTGGTGCTCGACGCCTCCGCTGTGGTGCGGCTGATTTGCCATGACCCTGCGGCCGCAGGCTGGGCTGAGCAGCTCGCCGAGGCCTCAATGGTGCTGGCCCCGGAGCTGATGCTCACAGAGGTGGCCAATGCCCTGTGGAAACTTCAGCGCAGCGGCAGCTTGGTGGATCATCTCGAGCCAGACCGTGAGCTGCAGGTGGAAGCGCTGGCGTTGGCCTGCCATCTCGACCATCCCGTGTATGACTGCCTCTACCTGGCTTTGGCTAGGCGGGAAGCCGCTCGGATCCTTACGGCTGATCAACGCCCGCAACGGCTCGCCAACCAGGTGCTGCCCTGA
- a CDS encoding DUF4351 domain-containing protein: protein MELRQPNRRCGPLSETTTAQILALLDFQGPADLASWLAGNA, encoded by the coding sequence GTGGAGCTCCGCCAACCCAACCGCCGCTGCGGCCCCTTGAGCGAAACCACCACCGCCCAGATCCTGGCCCTGCTCGACTTCCAGGGCCCGGCCGACCTGGCGTCCTGGCTGGCGGGAAACGCTTGA